The proteins below come from a single Salinivibrio kushneri genomic window:
- the secG gene encoding preprotein translocase subunit SecG: MYEILLVIYLLAAIGVIGLVLVQQGKGADMGASFGAGASNTVFGSGGSGNFLTRMTTGFAIAFFALSLVLGNLTAHKPEAKGGFEDLSEPATQQQATQKEDEIPVDNSEIPQ; this comes from the coding sequence ATGTACGAAATTCTACTTGTGATTTATCTGTTGGCCGCAATCGGTGTAATTGGCCTGGTTCTGGTTCAGCAAGGTAAAGGCGCAGATATGGGAGCCTCGTTCGGGGCTGGAGCATCAAATACAGTATTTGGCTCTGGCGGCTCTGGAAACTTTTTAACCCGAATGACAACCGGTTTTGCAATTGCATTCTTTGCGTTAAGTTTGGTGCTTGGTAACCTCACCGCGCACAAGCCTGAGGCAAAAGGCGGTTTTGAAGATTTAAGCGAGCCTGCTACACAACAGCAAGCGACGCAAAAAGAGGACGAAATCCCTGTTGATAACAGCGAGATCCCTCAGTAA
- the folP gene encoding dihydropteroate synthase — translation MQITHNNLTLSLTRPVIMGILNVTPDSFSDGGQFQHCDKAVERAMQMLADGATILDIGGESTRPGAADVDEQDEINRVVPVIEAIREQSDCWISIDTSKAAVMRAAVNAGANLINDVRALQEPGALEAAADLQVPVCIMHMQGQPRTMQSAPDYQDVVGEVKAFLAARIDACTDAGVRRQNIILDPGFGFGKTLAHNYQLLADLDAFHDFGLPVLAGMSRKSMIYKMLDKTPQDILGGSVACATLAAAKGAQIIRVHDVKETADALKVVAMTARVKNGLGEEK, via the coding sequence ATGCAAATAACACACAATAACCTCACGCTTTCTCTGACCCGCCCTGTCATCATGGGGATCTTAAACGTCACGCCGGATTCCTTTTCCGATGGTGGCCAATTTCAGCACTGCGACAAAGCGGTCGAACGAGCGATGCAAATGCTCGCAGATGGCGCCACCATTCTCGATATTGGTGGCGAGTCGACGCGTCCAGGTGCGGCCGATGTCGATGAGCAAGACGAAATTAATCGTGTTGTTCCAGTCATTGAAGCGATTCGTGAGCAATCTGATTGTTGGATTTCAATTGATACCAGTAAAGCAGCCGTTATGCGTGCCGCAGTAAATGCGGGTGCCAACCTCATTAATGATGTGCGTGCATTACAAGAGCCTGGGGCGTTGGAAGCGGCAGCGGATCTGCAAGTGCCAGTGTGCATCATGCACATGCAAGGACAACCACGAACAATGCAATCAGCCCCTGACTACCAAGATGTCGTTGGAGAGGTGAAAGCGTTTTTAGCGGCACGTATCGATGCCTGCACTGACGCGGGGGTCCGTCGACAGAATATCATTCTGGATCCTGGCTTTGGGTTTGGTAAGACGTTAGCGCATAACTATCAGCTTCTTGCTGACCTCGATGCTTTTCATGACTTCGGATTACCTGTATTAGCAGGGATGTCACGTAAGTCAATGATTTATAAAATGTTAGATAAAACGCCGCAGGATATTCTGGGCGGTAGCGTTGCCTGTGCTACCTTAGCCGCGGCTAAAGGGGCACAGATTATTCGCGTCCACGATGTGAAAGAAACCGCTGATGCACTCAAAGTGGTTGCCATGACAGCGCGTGTAAAAAATGGATTAGGAGAAGAAAAATAA
- the glmM gene encoding phosphoglucosamine mutase, giving the protein MTERKYFGTDGVRGKVGEFPITPEFMLKLGWAAGRVLSQQGTRKVLIGKDTRISGYMLESALESGLSAAGLEAAFTGPMPTPAIAYLTQTFRAEAGIVISASHNPHYDNGIKFFSSEGTKLADEVELAIEAELEKTLTCVESAELGKASRINDAAGRYIEFCKGTFPSALSLSGLKMVLDCAHGATYHIAPSVFRELGAEVTTIGCAPNGTNINDEVGATDVRALQQQVLEQKADLGVAFDGDGDRVIMVDHLGNKVDGDQIAYIIARESLRRGELKGGVVGTLMTNMGMELALQSLGIPFARAKVGDRYVMEMLQEKGWRIGAENSGHVIVLDKVTTGDGIVAALQVLASMAATGMDLKALSDGMTLLPQVLENVRFSGSVDPLQSEPVLAAKASVEEKLSEQGRVLLRKSGTEPLIRVMVEGPEADNVQAYALEIAEAVKANC; this is encoded by the coding sequence ATGACAGAGCGTAAGTATTTTGGCACCGATGGTGTGCGCGGCAAGGTGGGCGAATTCCCCATCACGCCTGAATTTATGCTGAAGCTTGGTTGGGCGGCTGGACGTGTGTTATCACAACAAGGCACACGTAAGGTACTGATTGGTAAAGATACGCGTATTTCTGGGTACATGTTAGAGTCAGCGCTTGAGTCGGGTCTGTCAGCGGCGGGACTGGAAGCGGCCTTTACTGGTCCCATGCCTACACCTGCGATTGCGTACTTAACCCAAACGTTCCGCGCGGAAGCCGGGATTGTCATTTCGGCGTCGCATAACCCGCATTACGATAACGGAATTAAATTCTTTTCCTCAGAAGGCACCAAACTGGCGGATGAGGTTGAATTAGCGATTGAAGCTGAGTTGGAAAAAACACTGACTTGTGTCGAGTCTGCTGAGTTAGGTAAAGCTAGCCGGATTAATGACGCGGCAGGGCGTTATATAGAGTTTTGTAAAGGTACCTTCCCGAGCGCCTTGAGCCTGAGTGGCTTAAAAATGGTGCTCGATTGTGCCCACGGTGCCACTTATCACATTGCACCTTCTGTGTTTCGTGAGCTGGGTGCGGAGGTGACCACCATTGGCTGTGCGCCCAACGGCACCAATATCAACGATGAGGTGGGAGCCACTGACGTTCGTGCGTTACAACAACAAGTCCTCGAGCAAAAAGCCGATTTAGGGGTAGCGTTTGATGGTGATGGCGACCGCGTCATCATGGTTGACCACCTTGGTAACAAAGTCGACGGTGACCAAATTGCGTATATTATTGCGCGAGAAAGCCTTCGTCGTGGTGAATTAAAGGGTGGCGTCGTGGGCACCTTGATGACCAACATGGGGATGGAGCTCGCACTTCAGTCTCTCGGCATTCCGTTTGCCCGCGCCAAAGTGGGCGACCGCTATGTGATGGAAATGCTGCAAGAGAAAGGGTGGCGGATCGGTGCAGAAAACTCGGGCCACGTGATCGTGCTAGATAAAGTCACGACTGGGGATGGCATTGTTGCCGCGTTACAAGTATTAGCCAGCATGGCAGCGACTGGCATGGATCTCAAAGCCTTGAGTGACGGGATGACCTTGTTGCCTCAGGTATTAGAGAACGTCCGTTTCAGTGGCTCAGTTGACCCGTTACAAAGCGAACCTGTGCTGGCAGCGAAAGCCAGTGTAGAGGAAAAGCTGAGCGAGCAAGGGCGTGTACTGTTACGTAAATCGGGCACGGAACCTTTAATCCGAGTGATGGTGGAAGGGCCTGAGGCCGATAATGTTCAGGCGTATGCGCTTGAAATCGCAGAAGCCGTGAAGGCGAATTGTTGA